The sequence GGAATTTCGCGATCCTGAGCGGCCTCTTCACGGCGATCGCGCTGCTGCTTCTGCTGCCTCAGCCAGCTGCCTCGGACCATCCCGGTTATCGCTTGCAGCTCGCCGGTGCGGCGCTGCTCGGTCTCGTGACCTCGTTCAAGCTGGTGTTCTTTCCGGTGCTGGCCGCGCTCTATTTCCTGCCGCTGCCGCGCCGCCGCAAGCTGGCGCTGATCGCGGCGGCGACGTTCAGCTTCGCATTGCCGATCTTGATATCGCGCCTGTTCTATCCCGATCTGTTCGCGAGCTGGCAGCTCGCGATGGCCGGCAAGATCCCCGACCAGCACGTCGTCGAATTGTTCGAGACCAATCCGTCGCTGCTGCTGCTGGTGCACGATCTCACGCATGCCGTCGGCCTCGGTGACAGCAAGCCGGTTATGTTCGCGGTCTATGCGCTCGCGGCCCTCGTGCTCGTGCTCGGGCCGTTCGCCCTGTCGGTCCTGCGCGCGGCCGGGGGCCAGCCGGCGCGCGACGGAGAATCGGTCCTGACGCGGCTCGACCGCTGGCTGATCGATCATCCCCGCGCTGCGATGCGCATCACTGTGTTTGCGATGTTTGCGCTCTATCTCACTTCGCCGCGTCTCAAGGAATATGCCTTCTTCGAGCTCGCGATCTATGCCGCGATCCTCGTCGTCGATCTCCCGGCCATGGCGCTCGGCGCCTTCCTCATCGTCGGCGTGGCCTTTCCGGCGCTGATCTCGATCCTCGGGATGGCGTTCGAGGGCAGCTTCATCCTGCTCATCGTCGGCCTGATCTGCTTCTGGATCCTGCTGTTCGATCTCCGCAGAATCCTCGCCAAACCAGCTATCTGCAAACAAGGTATCCGATAGTGTCCGATGTCACCGGTGCAGCACGATGGTTGCAACCCTCGGCCGATACGGCTGCGCGGCGGAACGTCGGGCTTGCCTGCCTGATCGCGCTCATGGCGCTGCTGGTGGTCGGCAATCTCGCCAGCGACGCCGCGCTCGATCTGGAACTCGGCTGGGACGTGCGCGTCAACTGCGCGGCGGTCGACGCGCATATCGGTGGGCTCGATCCCTATTTCGTGAAAAATCTGAAGGGCACGAACTTCTCTTATCCCTACCTGCCGGTGACGCTGGACGCCTTCCGTCCGCTGTGCGCCGGCGATTTTCTCGTCGGTCATTACCGCGGCATCTATTTCGTCCTTGCGATGGTCTGCGGTCTGCTGCTGCCCGGGCTCGGCCGCGGGCGCGGCGGCCCGCGTGATGTTGCGCTCAGGGGCCTCTGGGGGCTCGGCGCGTTCGTCGGCTTCGAATGGGTCCTGGTCTCGGGCAATTTCGCCATCATGAGCGGCGCGCTGACGGCGGCCGCCCTGGCGCTGCTGCTTCGCTCGACGCCGTCAGACGCGGACGCTGATCGGGGCTTCGGCGCGCGCCTCGCCGGCGCTGCGCTGCTCGGCCTCGTCGCCTCGTTCAAGCTGGTGTACAGCCCCGTGCTGGCCGCGCTCTATTTTCTGCCGCTGGCGCGCCGGCAAAAGCTCGGTTTGATCGCGGCCGCGACCGCAGGCCTGGCATTGCCGGTCCTGCTCTCGATGGGGCTCTATCCGGATCTGTTTGCGAGCTGGCTGCTCGCGATCAAAGGTCAAATTCCCGACCAGCATACGGTCTATGTGATGGACACCACGCCCTCGCTGCTGCTGCTGGCGCAGGGCGCCCTGGATCATGCCGGGCTTGGCGGCAGCAAGCCGGTCGTGTTCGCGGCCTACGCGCTTGCCGCGGTCGCGCTGGTGCTCGCGCCGTTTGCCCTGGTCGTGCTGCGCATTGCTGGCGGACTGGCGCGCGCTGAAGACTCTTTCCCGGCCCGGCTCGATCGCTGGCTGATCGATCATCCGCGCCTTGCGCTGCGGATCACCGTGCTGGCGATGTATGGGCTCTATCTCTGCGCGCCGCGCCTGAAGGAATATGCCTTCTTCGAGCTGGCGCTGTATGGCGCCATCCTCATCGTCGATCTTCCTGCCGCAACCCTTGTCGCCGTCCTGACCATCGGCATTGCCATCCCGACGTTGGTCTCGCAGTCGGGCATGCCGATCCAAGGCAGCTTCGTCCAGATATCTGCCGCGCTGGCTTGCTTCTGGATCATGCTGCGGGCGCTGCCGGGCGCGTCAGTTCAGGTGGTGCGGGCAGCCGGGGTCGAACCGGCACAGCGCTTGCGCACCGAGGGATTTTAAGTCCCTTGCGTCTACCAATTCCGCCATGCCCGCTTGATCCAACGGGATCAAACACTTAAGTCCACATCCGGCGGTCTGGAATTGGGCTTTGCATCGCCGGAAGGGGTGGCTCTTCCATAAGCGAGCCGGACGCACAAGGCAAAGCCTCAATCCGGACATCTGTTGTTGCTTTAGGCATTCTCAATCCACGGGGACTATTCATCCGGCATGGCTGCTTCGTTGATCCACCGCCTGCGCGGCTTTGGCGCGCCTCTCGTGATGCTCGCCTCGTCCGCCGCGCTGTGTGGCTGCGCCGGGATGAGCGAGACGGTCGCGCCCGCCTTTGCCGATCCCGGCAAGTACGAATTGTACGACTGCAAGCAGCTCGAGGCCGAACGCAAGTCGCTTGCGAGCCGCACCGCCGAATTGCAGAAGCTGATGGACAAGGCGGAAACCGGCGCCGGAGGCGCGGTCGTGTCCGAGCTCGCCTATCGCAACGACTACGTCTCGCTGCGCGGGCAGGCGCAATTCGCCGAAGACGCCTGGCGCCGCAACAAGTGCCGGGAGACGCCGCCGGAGGCGGCAGCACCGGCTGCACCGCCGTCGCCCGCGGCTGCCGCCAAGCCCGCGCCGAAATCCGGCAAGGCGGTCCGCTGAGGTTCAGCGCCACACGCGCGCCGCGTCAGGGCCGCCAGGAGTAGATCCAATCCTGCCGCGCCAGCATGCGCCCCTCGCCGAGCGCGCGGATCGCAACATCGCGCGCGAGCGCAAGCGGCCCGCCGAGATGGTAGATGCGGCCCTGCTGCCGCGCGGTCCGCTGCACCCGCCGCACGCGCGTCTCGCGCATCCGGCCATATTGCTTCAGCGCGGCCGTGACGCCGGCGGCAGACTCGGCGGCTTCAAGACTGAGATGCTGCGCGAGCACCGCGGCATCCTCGATCGCCATGCCGGCGCCTTGCGCGGCGAACGGCAGCATCGCATGCACGGCATCGCCGAGCAGCGCGACCGGGCCCTTGCTCCAGGGACAGCCGTCGGGCACGCTGAACAGCGCCCATTTCCGCCAGCTGTCGACCGCAGCCAGCATCATCCGCGCCGGCGGCGGCCAGCGCGGCGCGGCGAAGGCGTCCATCACCTCGAAGGGATCGCCGGGCGTGCTCCAGCCCGGCCTGTTCCAGGTGCCCGGCAGCACCGCAACCACGTTGATCTGGCGACCGCCCGCGATCGGGTAGGCGACGAGATGGGCGTTCGGTCCCATCCAGAGCTGCACCCGGCGCGAAGTGTACTCCTTCGGCAGCTGCGTCGCCTCGATCGTGCCGCGCCAGGCGATCAGCCCGGAGAAGCGCGGCTGCACCTCGGGAAACAGATGCTGGCGGACCGTGGACCAGATGCCGTCCGCGCCGATCAATGCGCTGGCGAGATCGCTGCGGCGGATCGTGCCGCTGCGATGGACCACCGTCAGCCCCTTGGCGTGGGGCGCGACGTCCTCGAAGGTCGCACCCAGCTTCAGGTCGACGTCGGGATGATCGGCGACAGCGCCGGCCAGCGCCGATTGCAGGTCGGCGCGGTGCACCACCCAATAGGGGGCGCCGGCGCGCGCCGAGGCCGCCTCGCCGAGCGGCATCCGCAGCAGCTCGCCGCCGGCGCGCGCGCTCATGATCGAGACCGCTTCCGGGACAACGGCGCGCAGTTTGAGGCGTTCGGTGAGGCCGAGCTCGACCAGCACGCGGCTGGCATTGGGGGAGAGTTGCAGGCCGGCGCCGACGTCCTCGAGCCGCTCGACCTTTTCCAGCACGACGATGCGGAAGCCGCGGGCCGCGAGCGCAAGCGCGGCCGTCAGTCCACCGATGCCGGCTCCGGCAATGACAATCGTTCGGGAGAGCGCCACCCCTGACCGACAGTGCCGGTCAGGCTGCCTTATCCTTCAGCACGCATTCCGGCGGGCGGGCTTCGCCCGGCTTCAGGTCGGCTGCGAAGCGGTACAGCGTCGAGCAGTACGGGCAGATGATCTCGTTGTCGTTGCCGAGGTCGAGGAAGACGTGCGGATGATCGAACGGAGGGTTGGCGCCCACGCACATGAACTCTTGCGAGCCGATCTCGATGACGGCAACGCCGGCATCGTTGTGGAAGTGCGGGACGACATGGTCGGACATCGGAACTCATCCTGGAGTGGCAATGGCGGCAGACACAATCAAAAACTGACGCGGCATCTTTAAGGCGCCGCGGACCATACTGGCGGGTGCTGATGATTGCTAGTCCAGCGGAACCGAAAGGTTCGCAATGCCCCATGCTCATTTGCTCATGCAAATTCGACACAATCTTCCGGCCTGAGAGAAGCCCTTCTTTCGTCGGGGACGTTGTGTCGCAATTTTGGCATACTATGTCTGTGGACGTGCACATTTGCGACGAAAGACGAATCGTCCGGCGCAAGTCGAATTCAAGTCGATTGCAAGACGATTTCGAAGGACCGTCCAGGCTTTCAGCATGAAGTGGCTGCGAATCACCACAGCGTTGACCGGGATCGCGGCATGCAGCTTCATGCTCATGCAGGTCGCGCCGCATGCCCGCGAGGCCGGCAAGATCTTCGCCGCGCAGGACGATCCGGCCGCGCTGTCCGAGCTCAAGCTCGATGCGCTGCTGCGGCAGAACGACCGCCTGGTTCAGGACAATATCGAGGCCGCGCTCGCCGCTGGCGATGCCGATCTCGCCGACAGTTTCGTTGCGCTGGCACGTGACCGCAACATCGCGCTGCCCGATGATCTTCTCAACCGTGTCAGCGACGCGGTCAAAGACCAAAACTCCACCTCGCAATTCGCCAAACGGTTCGCCACCGGTCTCGTCACCGGCAATGCCGACGATGTCGCGAGCCTGTCCGGAACTGTCGCCGGCGATCTCTTCGTGATCGGCGACATCAGGGACGTCGTGCGCGAAGGCAAGCACCTTGTGATGGGCGAGGACACCGACCGCCTGGTGCTGGGTCTTGCGACCGCCGGCCTTGCGGTGACGGCCGCGACCTACGTCTCCGTTGGCGGTGCCGCGCCGGTGCGTGCCGGGCTGACGCTGGTGAAGGACGCCCGCAAGGTTGGGCGGCTCGGCGAGGGGCTCGCCGCATGGGCCGGCCGGTCCGCGCGCGAGGTGGTCGATACGCCCTCGCTCCAGAACGCCGTCGCCAAGGGCTCGGTGTTTCGCCCCGGCGAGACCGTCAGCGCGATCAAGGCCGCGTTCCGGGCCGAGAAGGCCGGCGCGCTGGTCCGGCTCGGCAAGGACGTCACCCGGGTTGCCGAAAAGACCGGCACCCGGGGCGCCATGGATACGCTGCGCATCGCCGAAGGTCCCAAGGACGTCGCGCGCGCGGCGCGGCTTGCGGAAGCGCAAGGCAGCAAGACCCGCGCGATCATGAAGCTGCTCGGCCGCGGTGCGCTGCTGCTGATCGGCGGCGCCTTCGATCTGGCACTCTGGCTGTTCGGTGCGGCGCTGACATTGTTCGGCCTGCTCTCTTCGATCAAGGCGACGACCGAGCGCATCACCCAAGGCTGGTGCGATCGCAGGCGGGCGCGGCGGCTCCGCCGGGCCCAGCTCGCGGCCGAGGCCGCTCTGGCGCACGCGGCCGTCAAGGCCTGAAGCACGACGCGCGTCAGGTTATCGTTTGAGCATGATGTTGCCGGAAAACCGCTGCACACTTTTCCGGATCATGCTCTAAGACCAGTCTCTCCCCTCAAGACCCGCGGAACTGATGATGCCGAGCTTTCACAACGGCGCTGTTGAAATTGCCTATCTGGACGAAGGCGAGGGCGATCCGATCCTTCTCGTGCACGGCTTTGCCTCCAGCAAGAACGTGAACTGGGTTTATCCGACCTGGGTCTCGGAGCTGCGCAAGAACGGCCGGCGCGTGATCGCGCTCGACAATCGCGGCCACGGCGAAAGCGCAAAGCTCTACGAGCCCGCGCAATACTCGATCCCGACCATGGCCGGCGACGTGCTTGCGCTGATGGACCATCTCGCCATCCCGCGGGCCGACATCATGGGCTATTCGATGGGCGGGCGGATGACGGCGTGGCTCTCCCTCAACGAGCCGCAGCGCCTGCGCTCGGCGATCCTCGGCGGCATCGGCATCGGCGGCCTGATCGAGGGCACCGGGCCCGGCGAGAACGTCGCCAAGGCGCTGGAGGCGCCCTCGCTCGACGACGTCACCGATCCCGTCGGCCGCACGTTTCGCGCGTTTGCAGACCAGACCCGCTCCGACCGCCGCGCGCTCGCCGCCTGCCTGCGCGGCACGCGCGAGCTGATGACGAGGCAAGAAGCTGCGCGCATCGACGTGCCCGTGCTGATCGCCGTCGGCAGCGCCGACGACATCGCGGGCTCCGCCAGCGCGCTCGGCGCCATCATCCCGGGATCGGAAGTGCTCGACATTCCAGGCCGCGACCACATGCGCGCAGTCGGCGACAAGGTCTACAAATCAGGCGTGCTGGATTTCCTGTCACGCCGGGGCTGAAGGCAATGTTGTCTGGGCGATGATGTTGTTGCCCAATATCCTGAAATGTCCCAAGTGGACGACGGACAGCCTTTCCGCCTGTGCACACCAACCATCCGCAAGAAAGTAAATGCCACGCCCACTCACCCCCAAAGAGCGTGATTTGGTTGCCTATGTTCTAGGTCATTCCTTGCCATTGCATAGTCAGTTTGATCTCGTTGAGGACATGAATGACGGTGGGATGGGTAGCCTTCGCTTTGTCGGTAGCCTAGACCGGCGGCTAGGCAAGTGCATTGGCGAAGCCGAATTCGACGATGCAGATGGTGTGCTAGTCTCGGTCGCGCTGAACGTCGATCAGCGAGGAGAATTGTTTGAGCTCGATCTTTGGAAAGTGGATTTTTCACCACTACAGCAGATCGCGCCCCTCGGTGAACTCCGCGCTCCGGCGTTAGGTCACCGTAAAATCTCAGATTAAGCTCTGCTCGAAACGTTCAAACAACTCCGCTCGGCTGGAGGTCCGCTACCTCGGGTCTCGGCTATTGCCTTGTACTGCCAGCATCCGCGGCAGGGTGATGATGAACTCTGTAAATGCTCCCGGCGCAGTCTCGAAGGCGATCCTGCCGCCGTGCTGTTTGGCGATGATGTCGTGGCTCATCGAAAGGCCCAGCCCGGTGCCTTCGCCAGCGGGCTTGGTCGTAAAGAAAGGACTGAAGATCTTCGCTCTGACCTCCTCCGGAATCCCGAGGCCGTTGTCGCGGATCCTAATCTCCACTTCATTTGCCAGAGTTCTCGTGGTGACGCTTAATGCCGGCTCGAAGTCATCGCCGTCAGCTTCCTTACGCTTTTGAGCCGCATAGAAGCCATTGGAGATCAGGTTCAGGAGCACCCGCGTGATCTCCTGCGGATAAACCTCCGCCGTTCCGGCGTTCGGGTCGAAGTCACGTTTGAGCGTGACGTTAAAACCGGATTTCTCCGCACGGGCGCCGTGATAGGCAAGATTGAGGCTTTCCTCGACAATTGCATTGATGTCGGTCGGACGACGTTCGCCGGCGCCCTCGCGCGAATGCAGCAACATGTTCTTGACGATGGAATCGGCGCGTTTGCCGTGCTGGACGACCTTCTCGAGGTTACCCTTCAGCATCTGCGCAAGCTCGTCTACGTCTGCGCGGATCTTCTCATCGAGTTCCGCATTTCCGAGCAGCTCGTTGAGCTCGCCGATCAATTCGGCGGACAGAGAAGAGAAATTGTTGACGAAATTGAGCGGATTCTTGATCTCGTGGGCGATGCCAGCGGTGAGCTGGCCGAGGGATGCGAGCTTCTCGGTCTGCACCAGGCGGTCCTGGGCGGCGCGCAATTCATCGAGGGACTTGGCTAATTCGCGGGTGCGAGCTTGAACCTCATCGAATAAGCGGACGTTGCCAAGCGCGATCACCGCCTGATCGCCGAAGGTCTGCAGGAGCGTGACTTGCTTGTCGCTGAAGGGCTGCACCTCGGTGCGACGAAGTACGATCGCACCAATGCTCTCACCTTCCCTTAGCATCGGCACGGCAAGAATGGTCCGGCAACCATCCTGTCGTGACATCGCCTGCGCAACAGGAAAGTTGCGGCCTTCGTCGGAGAGGACGTCATGCAAGTGTATCGGCACCCGCTCGGCAATTGCCAGCCCCGACACGGAGGTGCGGTCGTCGATCCATGTCTGAGTTCCCATTCCGATCGGTCCGTGATGCGCGCGAACGACGAGATTCTGGCCGTCCTTCAGGACTACCACCGAATCATAGGCCGCGCAGAGCTCGCAGGCGCTCTCGACGATGGTGCGCAGGACCGGCTCAACGTCGGTCGGCGAGGAGGCGATCACCTTGAGAATGTTGGCACTTCCAGTCTGATAGGTGAGAGCCTCGGAGAGGTCGCGCGTCTTCGCCTGCACTTGTTCAAACAATTTAACGTTCTCGATCGCGATCACCGCTTGATCGGCGAACGTCGCTACCAGTTCGACCTGCTTGTCCTCGAAGGAACCGACGGTGAAGCGAAACAGGTTGATGACACCGAAGGCGTGCCCCTCCCGGACGAGCGGGACACCCAGCGCGGCACGCATGCCAATGAGCTTCTGTGCTTGCGGGCGATTGAAGTCGGGATCAGCAAGTAAATCCGGGACGCGAACGGGACGACCATCGAGAATAGTTCGGCCGAAAATCGAGCCGCGGTCTGCCTTCGTCGTGTAGGTCTGGAAGTGCTCGATCCATTCGGGTTTGCAGCCATACGCGGCGGCAAGCCGGTAATTTCCCTCGTGCTCGTAACGGATCGTTCCAATCTCGGCGTCGCACAGCCGACAGGCTGACGAGAGCAGGGCATCCAGCACGGTCCGCAGATCGAAGGCCGAGCGACTGATCACCTTGAGTACATCGGCGGTCGCGGTCTGCCGCTGCAAGGCCTCGCTCAACTCATGCGTCTTGAACCGAACCTGCTCGAACAGACGCGCGTTCTCGATAGCGATCACTGCCTGGTCGGCGAAGGTTTGCAGTAACTGCACGTGGTGATCTACGAACGACCCCGCTTCGAGCCGCGTCACGCTGATGAGGCCGATCGGAACATTGGCGTTCATCAGCGGCGCGAGCAGCATGCTGCGAAAGCCACGCGCCCGAGCGATCTGCTTGATCTG comes from Bradyrhizobium diazoefficiens and encodes:
- a CDS encoding DUF6984 family protein, whose protein sequence is MPRPLTPKERDLVAYVLGHSLPLHSQFDLVEDMNDGGMGSLRFVGSLDRRLGKCIGEAEFDDADGVLVSVALNVDQRGELFELDLWKVDFSPLQQIAPLGELRAPALGHRKISD
- a CDS encoding twin-arginine translocation pathway signal codes for the protein MAASLIHRLRGFGAPLVMLASSAALCGCAGMSETVAPAFADPGKYELYDCKQLEAERKSLASRTAELQKLMDKAETGAGGAVVSELAYRNDYVSLRGQAQFAEDAWRRNKCRETPPEAAAPAAPPSPAAAAKPAPKSGKAVR
- a CDS encoding zinc-finger domain-containing protein — encoded protein: MSDHVVPHFHNDAGVAVIEIGSQEFMCVGANPPFDHPHVFLDLGNDNEIICPYCSTLYRFAADLKPGEARPPECVLKDKAA
- a CDS encoding alpha/beta fold hydrolase — translated: MPSFHNGAVEIAYLDEGEGDPILLVHGFASSKNVNWVYPTWVSELRKNGRRVIALDNRGHGESAKLYEPAQYSIPTMAGDVLALMDHLAIPRADIMGYSMGGRMTAWLSLNEPQRLRSAILGGIGIGGLIEGTGPGENVAKALEAPSLDDVTDPVGRTFRAFADQTRSDRRALAACLRGTRELMTRQEAARIDVPVLIAVGSADDIAGSASALGAIIPGSEVLDIPGRDHMRAVGDKVYKSGVLDFLSRRG
- a CDS encoding GAF domain-containing protein; protein product: MTALSQDGDVARRIAELEQKLQSSAAETESLRRELAQSQGCQTASADILATIASTSGDADRALEQIAETTARLIGASSVSIQLAGNDECSKAYRNGVSDRLVRADLSLRAINLRGRNMPGAVVARNVQIHVPNLDDPDPDLAEFSDLPHARAAGTRTICGTPLRIQGKAIGALIVHRDRLEPFSDNELVLLQSFAGHAAMAIENARLFNETRDTLERQTATADILKMIASSPSDVQPVFDAIASSAKRLIGGFSTAVFRFVDDIAHLAAFTPTSSAADEVLKAGFPTPVGRFEPFRLAQAGKPIQIGDIETLPDSQIKQIARARGFRSMLLAPLMNANVPIGLISVTRLEAGSFVDHHVQLLQTFADQAVIAIENARLFEQVRFKTHELSEALQRQTATADVLKVISRSAFDLRTVLDALLSSACRLCDAEIGTIRYEHEGNYRLAAAYGCKPEWIEHFQTYTTKADRGSIFGRTILDGRPVRVPDLLADPDFNRPQAQKLIGMRAALGVPLVREGHAFGVINLFRFTVGSFEDKQVELVATFADQAVIAIENVKLFEQVQAKTRDLSEALTYQTGSANILKVIASSPTDVEPVLRTIVESACELCAAYDSVVVLKDGQNLVVRAHHGPIGMGTQTWIDDRTSVSGLAIAERVPIHLHDVLSDEGRNFPVAQAMSRQDGCRTILAVPMLREGESIGAIVLRRTEVQPFSDKQVTLLQTFGDQAVIALGNVRLFDEVQARTRELAKSLDELRAAQDRLVQTEKLASLGQLTAGIAHEIKNPLNFVNNFSSLSAELIGELNELLGNAELDEKIRADVDELAQMLKGNLEKVVQHGKRADSIVKNMLLHSREGAGERRPTDINAIVEESLNLAYHGARAEKSGFNVTLKRDFDPNAGTAEVYPQEITRVLLNLISNGFYAAQKRKEADGDDFEPALSVTTRTLANEVEIRIRDNGLGIPEEVRAKIFSPFFTTKPAGEGTGLGLSMSHDIIAKQHGGRIAFETAPGAFTEFIITLPRMLAVQGNSRDPR
- a CDS encoding FAD-dependent monooxygenase, giving the protein MALSRTIVIAGAGIGGLTAALALAARGFRIVVLEKVERLEDVGAGLQLSPNASRVLVELGLTERLKLRAVVPEAVSIMSARAGGELLRMPLGEAASARAGAPYWVVHRADLQSALAGAVADHPDVDLKLGATFEDVAPHAKGLTVVHRSGTIRRSDLASALIGADGIWSTVRQHLFPEVQPRFSGLIAWRGTIEATQLPKEYTSRRVQLWMGPNAHLVAYPIAGGRQINVVAVLPGTWNRPGWSTPGDPFEVMDAFAAPRWPPPARMMLAAVDSWRKWALFSVPDGCPWSKGPVALLGDAVHAMLPFAAQGAGMAIEDAAVLAQHLSLEAAESAAGVTAALKQYGRMRETRVRRVQRTARQQGRIYHLGGPLALARDVAIRALGEGRMLARQDWIYSWRP